One Amorphoplanes digitatis genomic window carries:
- a CDS encoding N-acetylglucosamine kinase → MTALLLAVDGGNSKTDVVLGTADGRVLGFARGGTSSPHTLGLPGAVRVLDSLIAQARTRAGVPAGTPVDLAGVYVAGADLPIEVDQLRAAAADRGWARRYVVDNDCFALLRAGTSSPDAVAVVCGAGNNCVGRSADGRTTRFPSLGPISGDWGGGHDLAEHTLRYAARGEDGRGEPTGLTDAVARHFGRPTVQGVSIALHFGELPHSAVYELTPVLFEVAAAGDLVALRLVRRQADEILAQHRVAAARLGLTDAPHALVLGGGVLRARHPVLHQRIVAGAATQAPRAEVGVVTDPPVAGAALLALDALTGGPTPERIEHAVRAAVRDAAGPLPAASGVSEHALR, encoded by the coding sequence ATGACGGCACTGCTGCTCGCCGTCGACGGCGGCAACTCCAAGACGGACGTCGTGCTCGGCACCGCCGACGGGCGGGTGCTCGGCTTCGCCCGCGGCGGCACCTCGTCTCCCCACACGCTCGGCCTGCCCGGCGCCGTGCGGGTCCTCGACTCCCTGATCGCGCAGGCCCGAACCCGGGCCGGAGTGCCCGCCGGTACCCCGGTCGACCTGGCGGGCGTCTACGTGGCCGGGGCAGACCTGCCGATCGAGGTGGACCAGCTGCGGGCCGCGGCCGCCGACCGCGGCTGGGCCCGCCGGTACGTGGTCGACAACGACTGCTTCGCCCTGCTGCGGGCCGGCACCTCCAGCCCGGACGCTGTCGCCGTGGTGTGCGGCGCGGGCAACAACTGCGTGGGACGCTCCGCCGACGGCCGGACCACCCGCTTCCCCTCCCTCGGACCGATCTCCGGCGACTGGGGTGGCGGACACGACCTCGCGGAGCACACCCTGCGGTACGCCGCCCGCGGCGAGGACGGACGGGGCGAGCCGACCGGGCTCACCGACGCCGTGGCCCGGCATTTCGGGCGACCCACGGTGCAGGGCGTCAGCATCGCCCTGCACTTCGGCGAGCTGCCACACAGTGCGGTGTACGAGCTGACCCCGGTGCTGTTCGAGGTTGCCGCCGCGGGCGATCTTGTGGCGCTGCGGCTGGTGCGGCGGCAGGCCGACGAGATCCTCGCCCAGCACCGGGTCGCCGCGGCCCGCCTCGGCCTGACGGACGCGCCACATGCGCTCGTGTTGGGCGGCGGGGTGCTCCGGGCCCGGCACCCCGTGCTGCACCAGCGCATCGTGGCGGGCGCCGCGACTCAGGCACCTCGGGCCGAGGTCGGCGTGGTGACCGACCCCCCGGTCGCCGGTGCCGCGCTGCTGGCACTGGACGCCCTGACCGGCGGCCCGACCCCGGAGCGGATCGAGCACGCCGTCCGCGCCGCGGTACGCGACGCCGCGGGCCCGCTCCCGGCGGCGTCCGGGGTCTCCGAGCACGCGCTGCGGTGA
- a CDS encoding PAS domain S-box protein — protein sequence MLLVIAWAVADLATPSQLMLFGVVVVGPVLAAASARPWSVAAVGAFALLLAWATSSWQGLSGSTDQVLRLWVIAGMSVLSIVVAHNQQVLERRGHRAAENLSTLAGFVQSTEDAIITSDLNGTITSWNDSATRLYGWTAPEMIGRNISMLLTPQGAARLPVNLARVAEGHPVGMLETQRLCKDGTVLDISSSVSPVRDEHGTVVGVAGIERDITARKSAERQRQQILERSARAERLESLGQLAGGIAHDFNNLLAINLNYLDFALEQITDPDVRNDLLRVRGSAERARDLTRQLLLFARKESANAELIDLNAVIEETRVLLGRSIGAHIELVAHLAEEPVTVWADRSRMEQILLNLVINARDAMPDGGVIAMEADPLDVPDDPARQPPLPAGPYVRLRVTDTGTGIPPDVAEHIFEPFFTTKAEQHGTGLGLATVYGIVTDAGGSISLTSEVGVGTTFQILLPLATSDEQAQAGATGPSPRGDGRRILLVEDDSEVGEVADRILERHGYQVTIAGHGREALDQLHRQAFDLLATDVIMPGMSGPQLVDVVRREYPTLPVLLISGYTEDIANVHRLRAAGIPMIHKPFTAEELLHAVYRGATDAKTQSAHH from the coding sequence GTGCTGCTGGTCATCGCCTGGGCGGTCGCGGACCTGGCGACACCGTCGCAGTTGATGTTGTTCGGGGTGGTCGTGGTCGGGCCGGTGCTGGCGGCGGCGTCCGCGCGCCCCTGGTCGGTGGCCGCCGTCGGGGCCTTCGCGCTGCTGTTGGCGTGGGCCACCTCGTCATGGCAGGGGCTGTCCGGGAGCACCGACCAGGTGTTGCGGCTCTGGGTGATCGCCGGGATGAGCGTGCTGAGCATCGTCGTCGCCCACAATCAGCAGGTCCTGGAGCGCCGCGGCCACCGGGCGGCCGAGAACCTGTCGACGCTCGCCGGCTTCGTGCAGTCGACCGAGGATGCGATCATCACCAGTGACCTGAACGGCACGATCACCAGCTGGAACGACAGTGCGACGCGCCTCTATGGCTGGACGGCGCCGGAGATGATCGGACGCAACATCTCCATGCTGCTCACACCGCAGGGAGCAGCGCGGCTGCCGGTGAATCTGGCCCGGGTCGCCGAGGGCCATCCCGTCGGCATGCTGGAGACCCAACGGCTGTGCAAGGACGGCACCGTCCTCGACATCTCGTCGAGCGTCTCACCGGTGCGTGACGAGCACGGCACCGTGGTGGGTGTCGCCGGGATAGAGCGTGACATCACCGCCCGCAAAAGCGCCGAACGGCAACGCCAGCAGATCCTCGAGCGTTCCGCCCGTGCGGAGCGCCTGGAGAGCCTCGGCCAGCTCGCCGGCGGTATCGCGCACGACTTCAACAACTTGCTCGCGATCAACCTCAACTATCTCGACTTCGCCCTCGAGCAGATCACCGACCCGGACGTGCGCAACGATCTCCTGCGTGTCCGCGGCAGCGCCGAACGCGCCCGGGACCTGACCCGGCAGCTGCTGCTCTTTGCCCGCAAGGAATCCGCCAACGCGGAACTCATCGACCTCAACGCGGTCATCGAGGAGACCCGCGTCCTGCTCGGGCGCAGCATCGGCGCCCATATCGAACTGGTGGCGCATCTGGCCGAGGAGCCCGTCACCGTCTGGGCCGACCGCAGCCGCATGGAACAGATCCTGCTCAACCTTGTGATCAACGCCCGCGACGCGATGCCCGACGGCGGCGTCATCGCCATGGAAGCCGACCCGCTCGACGTCCCCGACGACCCGGCCCGGCAACCCCCGCTGCCCGCCGGCCCCTACGTCCGGCTCCGGGTCACCGACACCGGCACCGGCATCCCACCGGACGTCGCCGAACACATCTTCGAGCCCTTCTTCACCACCAAGGCCGAACAGCACGGCACCGGCCTAGGGCTGGCCACCGTGTACGGCATCGTCACCGACGCGGGCGGCTCCATCTCCCTCACGTCCGAGGTAGGGGTCGGCACTACCTTTCAGATCCTGCTGCCCCTGGCCACCTCAGACGAGCAGGCGCAAGCCGGTGCGACCGGGCCGTCGCCGCGCGGCGACGGCCGGCGCATCCTGCTGGTGGAGGACGACAGCGAGGTAGGCGAGGTCGCCGACCGTATCCTGGAACGCCACGGGTACCAGGTCACCATCGCCGGACACGGCCGCGAGGCCCTCGATCAACTCCACCGGCAGGCATTCGACCTACTGGCCACCGACGTCATCATGCCCGGGATGTCCGGCCCGCAACTCGTCGACGTGGTCCGCAGGGAGTACCCGACGCTGCCGGTACTGCTGATCTCCGGCTACACCGAGGACATAGCCAACGTGCACCGGCTACGCGCCGCCGGCATTCCGATGATCCACAAGCCGTTCACGGCCGAGGAACTGCTGCACGCCGTCTACCGGGGGGCCACCGACGCCAAAACCCAATCCGCCCACCACTGA